A region of the Culex quinquefasciatus strain JHB chromosome 1, VPISU_Cqui_1.0_pri_paternal, whole genome shotgun sequence genome:
GCTGAAAAAATGATCACAAACCAGTCCCTCATGGAAATGTAATGTTCTGAACTCACCTTTAGGGCTTGCCGATATTATAATTTAAGGTTGCGTTTCAACTATTATGGCATTCTTAAtctttttcaattgtttgaaaTGCACTCTAACGACGCAaaagctagttttttttttcaaattcaaacaatatttttctcgCTATTTTCAACTGGaaaatttgtttacagttggaGGTTACCTTGGTAGCATGCTTCGATCGGGCTGGTTTGCGAACATTTTGATGGACTATAAGGTGAATGTTCACATACCAGGTCCCATCaagcgcacttttttaaatcaaaagaaaaaattAAGACAAACTTCAATACAAACATATCAAAAGCATATTTTTCAGGGAAATGCTTGTATGTTTGAAATTCGtgataaacattttttcaaacttcgAAGCTCTTTTGCTCAACTTGCTcgaaatgcatatgggacatttatgcgatcatgggcagctGTTGTTGACCCCAGCCCGCCCCCCCCCCACCCTTAGAATTGGGgcataaaatatattttcataaaactggataatttcaatggaaatagaagtctaatcaactcaaaacaatctaaaatgcttttttgcaattccaacgTGAAACTAATTACTAACTACTTAACCTGTGCCGAAAAATTacacttttcaatattgttttgattttgtcgGTGAATTGACTAAAACACATAGACAATTGACTTGAAATTTCAATCAAagagtgtttttcggaattgcaaaaaatgttgacttgattttttcagcactcgtcctTATTAGCCTACTcgataaacctcgttggataaatgtacgactcatgttgaaaaaaaaaacttctttttgcaacttgttacataaactactattttctgcattgataattatatttatcttgttttggctcctataaaaatatttcgaactttaataaaattacaatGTTCAGCCCCGCCCAAAACTTTTTCTTtatcataaaaataatattttcgttaatacttagaaattttggaaagttaTCTGCAATGCATTAGACACCtaacctttgaaaaatattttattattaccATATCATTTCCACATTTAAATTTTTCggattcaaatatttaatttaaaaatggcacgagaaaacaaaattggCCATTTCGTAAAAAGTCAAGAGTCATagagcaaaaatatttcaattcaattcattttatttaccgaaataacaattttacaacttgtgtgaatgactggttcatagagatttggtgttccttgcaactatttccttttcaataaccgcttggtaacagaaggttcttcgaatgcaattaaacaaaaactagggaaaatttggccaaaaaaccTAGTGAGATCGAAACGTGGGGTTCCTTAAAACTAATATCACAGACGAGTGGTGGGGTTGAGTTCCGCTTCATTAAAGGGGAAGGATGGCTTCTATCAGTGGGTTGTCCGACATCTGGCAGCTGGTCCGGAACTTCTGGAACAAGCGATCGATAAACTGGTCGATCGTCTCCAGTTCGGCAAGCTGGTGGAGATCATCGGTGGGGTGCCACGGATCGAGGTTGTAGATCATCTTCAGCAATTTATTCTGCATCCTTTGAAGCTTTTTGCGGTGGGTAGCTGCGCAGGTTTTCCACGTTGGAGATCCGTACGTCAGGACTGCACGGAAAACGCACTTGTACAGCAACAGTTTGTTGTGGAGTTGTAATCGGGAGCGTCGGTTCACCAGCGAGTAGAGAGCCTTCGTCAggtttttgcactttttgagCGTCTGGTCGATGTGCTTGTCGTAGCGAAGCCCGGTGTCTAGGGCAAGGCCTAGATACTTGGCCTCTTTGGACCAGTCCACCTCCAAGCCGCAGACTTTGACCTTGGAACTCGGGAGGTACTTGGGCGCTCTTCGGCGCGTAAAGAAGATGGCTTGCGTCTTGGAAGGGTTGATTTTGATCCTCCACTTTTGTTGGAACTCCTCCAGACGGTTCTGAGCAGCTTGTAGTTTGATTGTGACGATTTTCGGGTCGTTGTCTGTTGCAAAGAAGCCAGTATCGTCAGCAAAGAACGCATACGACACTCCGTCAATCATCAGTACATCAGCAGTGAAGATGTTGTACAGCGTTGGGCTTAGAACCGATCCTTGAGGCACGCCACACGGTATTCCGTGAATGGCCGACAGTGCACCGTTGACGTTTACTTGAAAACTTCTGCCCTTCAAGAAGGAGTGCAACATTTTGACAAGATACAGTGGGAAGTTGGCTACTACCAGTTTGTGGACAATAGCTTCCTGCCACACCGTGTCATAGGCTTTCTCTACGTCCAGCATCAGCATGCCCGTCGATTTCTTCGAGTCAAATCCTTTCTTGACTGCTTGCGCGATCCTCACGAGTTGGTGGTTCGTCGAATGCGCTCGTCTGAATCCAAATTGCTCGTCGGGGACGATGCGATTGTTGTCCAGGTGTCGGTTCATTCGTGCGAGTATTATCCGTTCCAGGACCTTACTGAGCGTACTCAGCAGACTTATGGGACGATAGTTTCCGGGTTGCGTGATGTCCTTATTCGGCTTTGGTACCGCTACCACCAATGCGTGTTTCCACGCAGCAGGAAAGTAGGACAGCTTCAGGCAGGCGTTGTAGATTTTTGTGAGGTAGATTAATCCTTTCCGCGGGAGGTGCTTCAGCGTAATGTTCCGCAGACCGTCTTGACCCGGGGCTTTCCTGTTTTTCAGCTTCCGGAAGATAGCTTTAATCTCGCTCGGCTTTGTGTATGTGGACCAGTCGTCGTTGCTTTCGTTCGCCTCTGTCACCACCGACATCGAACGCGCTACCTCGTCGTTCACTGAAGGGTCACCCGACAAGGTGTTGTCGTGTGCCTTCGCGAAACTTTCGGCGAGCACTCTAGCTTTCTCCGCGGGGGAGATGACCAGGCCATCGTCAATACGGAAAGGAGGATTGTGTTTAACTTTATTCCGCAAGAGCTTGGAAATTTTCCAGAACTTTTTGTGGCCATTGGCGATATCGCGGACCGTATCGCCGAAGTTCTTGTACTTCAATTTGCTGCACtctttttggattcgttggttCAGCGTTTCGACGATCAGGCCCAGCACAGGATCTCGCGATCGGATGAACTGCCGTCGACGGGTGTTTCGCAGTGTAATCAGCAGCCGCACTCCATCTGGTAGAACCACTTTCTGCGGATTGTACTCCGCCCAAGGGACTGCAACGTCCTCAGCTTCCAGTACTGCAGACGTGAATCGGCGAACAGAAGCGTCGATCTCGGCTGTTGTCTGGATGTTGTTCAGCGACTCTACGGTTACGTCCAGCTTTCCGCCAACTTCCCGCTGGAATCGGGCCCAGTCCGCTCGGTCGTAGCAGCGAACTCGTTTAGCTTGTGACTCCGCCTGGATGTTGCAGTCGATCTCAAACGTCACGGGAAGGTGATCTGATGAAAGCTCTTGATGTACTTTAGGAACTGACATGTTGACCCGGTTGTTCGACAGGACCAGATCGATGACCGAAGGGCGTGCGCGACCACGCGGGACGTACGTCGGCGTAGTGGGTGCATGAATGAAAAAGTCAGAAGAACGAAACAGATTCATCAAAATGTTACCAGTCTGGTTTGCCCGCGTACAATTCCACATCCTGTGGCGAGAGTTGAGATCTCCCACGATGAAGTAAGCTCCACTTTGCCTCGTCAGGGTTCCGATGTCACGCTTGAAGTTGACTCGATCTTCTTTGCTGCGTCCTCCCGGGAAGTAAGCAGCAATTATGTTGATTGGAACGTCATCTGTTTGAACCCGAACGCCAACAGCTTCAATCACCTTCGTCCGTAGATCGTCCATCGGCTTGAAGTCAATTCCCTTTTGATCAGAACAGCAACTCCGCCTCCTCTTTCTGCAATTTCTGATGATCGATCCAGTCGTACAACTGAGTAACCATCGATGAAGAACGAAACATTTACCTGCAGCCACGTTTCAGTAAGGACGGCAACATCAATTTTCTGCGACACAATGAACTCAGAGAGCTCAAGTGCCTTATTCGGAACGGATCGTCCGTTCCAGTTCAAAACTTTGAGTTTATTCAAGCTAGTGAACGTAAATGTACTTCACCATAAGCTCGTGTAGAGCGAAGAACTGTTCCTCTCTTGTCACACACTTGCTGAGCCGAGCGTACATTTCCCTCGCCAAGCCCAAGAACTCGGTTACTGTGAACAAATCATCCTGAGAACCGTCTTTTTGTTCCGCCGATCCGCGAGCTCCAGTGCTCGGACCAGCAGCAATGTTTGCGAAGGACAGTCCGGGTGCCACCACGTTAGAGGTGAACTTCCGTGGCGAAGGCGTCGCCTTCTCTGCTTGCGGTGCTGTTTTGCGAGGTTTTTTCTTCTCCTGGTGCTTGAGGTAGTCCTTGCGAGCGGTGCAGTCCTTGAAGTTGGCCGTGTGGTTGAGGTTACAGTTGGCACATTTTATCTTCTGCCGGACGTCATCCGGGGCTTTCTCCAGCTCGGCCTTCGTTGGGAGCTGACATTCGTTCGATCCGTGCTTCTGCCCACACTTGACACAGCGAGGTGTCATGTTGCAATACCGGCTGCCATGACCAAATCCTTGGCAACGGAAACATTGCATCACGTCAGTTTTGTTTCGAGTGAAAAAACGCCACCAGACCACGACGTTGCAGATGGTTTTCACCTCGCGGAGCTGCGTCAACTTCACCGAACCTTTCAAAAAGTTGAGAAGATAGAGTGCACGATTCCCACCTTCCGATTTCGACAGCACTTTGACTTCCCGCGGGAAAATGTCGTTCTTTTCTAGTTCTTCGATCAGATCATCAACCTCGAACACGGAGAGACCCgaaaggacgatcttcactagGGCGTCCTCCGGCTTGGCATGGGTGAAGAACTCCGCGTTCAACTGCACCAGCTCAGCGgtaattttctcgaaaagttccGCGCACTTCACCTTGATCTGGACCGCCTTCTCAAAGTTACGTAGGCTGTAGCTGCCGCCGCCACCTCCGAGGCGTGAAATCAGTTTGTTAATTTCGATTGCCGTCTTGTTTCGCACTGTTATTGGGGGGCAGCGAGCCTTCACCGTTTTCTTGACGCGGATGTCAACAACTCCCGCGATGCTGTCACCGCTGATACTGCTGGACGAATCGTCCTCCATCGACTGCAAAGCGTCAAACCCGTTGGCAAGTGGGATTGGCTGTGTGGACGCACCAGCCCAGGTATTTCCGTTTCTCGTGCTAGACAAATCCGAGTAGGATGCCCTACGCCGGAGTGAATAGCCGTGACCCGCAGCTGCGAGTTTTTTCACTTCGGTGTCCAAAGTGGGGTTAGTTTTCAGTTTCGGACCGTAGTCTCGTCGATCGAACGTGTGCTGCGTCGTTTTTTTCACCCCCGGGACGCCGTCCGGCGGGGCCTTTGACTTATTTTTTCCCATATTCGGCAGGGAAACCGCGCGAGATTACGACCCGCGATTTACGGTCGAAAACGATTTTGAAAGTAAACAAGCCCGAGAGCGATTTTTTCCACGATGTTGACTAGTTGGTAGCTGTCAACGAACtgagagcaaaaatatattttcatttcatttcatttcatttattggattgttttggcaaaaacatCAGTGCAGTAATAATCCTAAGCTGAGCTATGGGGTTCCTTTAAACAGCTGACTAATTCAAACGGTGTTAGAGTTTACTAGTACacgagaaaaaaattgagcaggggaaggaaaaaagttacaaaataaccttcgaaattgcTCATAGATAGGGGATAGTTAGAAGAAAGGAGGTATTTCTTATTCTAATATCACAtcaagcaaaaatatatttaaacttCAATATGTTGAAGAAATAAGAAGAATGACGATAATATTTAGTTTTCCTacaatgtttaatgttttggtgtgtttgaaatcattataaaatatgttttgtgaaaTATTGTAATTGAGGTGCACTAATAcgcataaagtttttttttgtaaaaaagattttaatgcaagcttaggccgttgcacatattttttaaagttttggctggtacaaattttaattaaagatTTTGTAAACACACCCAATGTCTTCAATCAAATTTGATgtgaaaaaagcgaaaaaaaagtttgctcgCGCCTTCCGATCGGCAATGATATAAGAATTACGCGATGTAGTTGAAATGTTCACGGGTGATACAATTGAGAAACGGACAGATACCTAACAGATGggattgtttttaaaatacaatGATTTAAAAAGCTTAAGGCATAACTGCAACTATCTCTCCATCTAGTTATCTTCGCAACTAAGCCAAGACATCCACCCACAACTCTTTTGCTGAGCTTATTTGCTGGATCGATTAATAGACCCTCGATCAGTTCTCAGTTCCTATCGCCCAACTTAATCGAATCGAGTGATCGTATGACGACTGGCGCAAATTAAAGCTCAATTGCTGCAGTCCTTATATTTAAGCGCAACGGGCAATGCAACTATTAGTGCCGCTGTGACCGGCTTCCTGGGAGGTGAGTGTAATTTGTAAGGTCGCATTGAAGGAAGAAAGgtgattgaatttattttttattctgatAAACCAGATTTTGAAAAGCACCAACGAAAGTTTTGGGTAGTGATTTTCCGAAACACCGGAAAAGATGTGTACAAAAAGTGAATCCTCGTTTCCAAGGTCATTTTTTCTAAAGGCACGTGTGACTGTGTACGTCCACAAGGAACAAACCGCAATTCATACGTTTTAATGGAAAGCGTTGTAGTGTCCATTCCATATAAGAcgaattcatttaattttacgcGCTAGAACCAAGTGAACTGTGTGCATCAAGGAAGAAGATTTGAGAGTGGCTGGTCAAACCAGAAAACCTTTTTATTGGTACAAAAAGTAGAATTAAGAGTCAGAATACGAAACCTGCGGGAGTTGTTGAGAGTTGAACGAGCGATTATCAAATAGTGTTTTGCACACTTCCTTTTGCCAACAGAGCCGAGGTGATAGCTGAAGGGTGTGCTGTGTATCAAACAtacaagtttgtttgttttatgaGTTATAAATATGAACCGATCGGTCAGTCTAATGAGCACTGAAAGTGAAAATCAGGATGTATTTTTTCTCGAACAAATCTTCTTTTAGCTCTTCTGCCTAAGGAAGGGAAAAGGATTTGGAAGAAGTTTTTATGCTGCTTCTTTTTAAGGAAATTAAGGAAACTTTCCTCGGGATGCATGCCCACATAAATTTCGTATTAAGTTGAACGGTTGTCATGAAGGTACAACGTCTAGGATACGCCCTAAGCTAGCGTTACGATCATAATAAAAGGAGATGTTGTGAATATATTTCCTTTGTacctttttttataatatgAGGGGTAGAATTTGTACCGCTACGAGTAATATAATCGCTTTGTTTCAGAAATATCAATCTAAAACCATGAAGACAACAGTAGTTTTTCTTGGCCTAgtaacgatttttctacaaAACGTTCTTTgcaccgattttcaaaaagtatatcaatggAAACAACTTGCGCATCGGAAACAGGAAGATACTGGTATTTTCAAACTAATGTTAAAAGCTTACATGAAACCTTTAACACGACTCCTTACCCCAGCCAGCAGCAATATCGTATTCCGAGAGCAAATCCTGCCACAACAATCTTCCTTCAATGAGACCTTCGACAGCTACAATAACATCCCGATGGGAGTCACCCATCACAAGGGTCGCTTGTTCATCACGATTCCCCGAAGACGACCGGGAGTTCCAGCCACGTTAAACGTTATCCACATGGAAAAGGTGGCGAAAGATGAGCAAAGCCCTCCGTTAGACGCATACCCCGATTACATCATCAACCAGTTGCATGTACTTTGTTGGTAAGGGTTGGGAGGTGTGAAGTATCATAACGATTGATTATTTTCAGAATGATTACAAGGCCGATCTTAAGCGAATCGTGTCCGTATACCGCTCCAAGGTAGACGCCTGCGACAGGTTGTGGTTTGTCGATACAGGCATGCTAGAATACCCGGACAATCCGATCCAAGTTCAACGACCTCAGCTGTGGATTATCGACCTGTCCAGGGATCGTAAAGTGCGGACCTTCGAGATACCTGAGTCGATTGTTCAACAGGGAGTGGGGATGGCCAGTCTTGTCGTAGATGTGGAGATCGAAAGCTGTGATAAAGCATTTGCTTACATCCCCGATTTGGTTCAGGGAGCCATCTACGTGTACAGTTTCGAGAAGAACCGAATGTGGTCGTTCAACCATAGCTCGTTCAGTCATAATCCAGAACGCGCCAACTTCTTCGTAGCCGGTCAGCGTTTTCAATGGGACGACGGGATTTTCTCCATAACCTTGGGAAAACGTAACACAACCTGGAGACCCGTTTACTACCACCCCATGGTTAGCACGTCGGAGTTTACGACTTCGACGGCGACCTTGCAAAACGAAACACTGGCCAACGCAGGGGGCTATGAAAGCCATTTCCAAAGTCTGGGAGAACGCGGACCGAACACCCAATCCACCATGCATCACCACGACCCGGAAACGGACGTCATCTTCTACGCTGAAGTGAACCGGAACGCCATCGGATGCTGGAATACACAGGTAAGACTTTTTGATTACCAAGTACAACCCAGGGAATTCCCTTTGCTAAACCGATCCATCAAACAGAACAACTTCACGACCGAGAACCATGACATCATACAGCTGGACCACAAAGGACTGATCTATCCAACCGATTTGAACGTGAGTAGCGACGCCCCCTCCGTTGAACAGGGCAGATAATTAGGGTTTTCTTTATCTGCGTTAAACAGGCGGACGTTAACGGGACTATCTGGGTGCTGGCGAACAATCTACCCACGTGGATCTACTCACGACTCGATGTGAATCAATTTAACTTTCACGTATGGCGTCAAACGCCCCGGAAGGCGATCGCGGGCACCAAATGTGATTTGTACTAGTTGTGGTGACTTGGGCACAGTGAGCATTGTGATAACACTAGAGGGACTTTACAATTGGctttattcaaaaacaaattttataacTATGTACTTCTCATACAATTAAATTTGAATGCAATTTCATAAAACCAAATCAATATGATAAGTTTCTATTATATCATCTAAACATAAGATTGAGTTGAGAAAAGCCTTGAGAAAAAATTGTCCTGATGTTTAAACTTAAGCCCGCTTAAGACTCGCGTCAACAAGGTATAAGAGGAGTTTCGTGAAGTTGGCATTTGAAACAAGAGGACTGGACAGCAATGGCAATGTTGATGTCCTGAGATGTTGATTCttcatacacggaaaaaaatgagttcccaaaatcggccataaacaaagtgttcaaacgtttttgaaaaacgtaccatgcaaTCTGAtcattttgttcgtgattccaaatttcatgaaCACTCGTTCACTATTTTGcgaactgatttttctccgtgtaagtaAATGATGAGTTAGAAGTAATGAGGATTACGCTGGATTAGAGAATATAGTATTCTACGACTCCGGGattcgtggtgtaggggtaagcgatTTTGAGTGTTCTACGAAATttgtaggggagtttggggtaatatggacagggggggtaatttggacaccccttaaaaaatcacgttttcttcggatataaagtgaaaacggcaatttaagtgatgaggttagtactagtaatggcctaggagtaaggacaaaccaaaaaagttgaaataggttaagtagttttggtgtaatatgtaaaagtttccaaaggccggttggcactaccttaaattctaatatttgaaggttaggaaataaggtttggcaggggttatatggcaaaaaaggggacattttatgtttaagggggttgcttggacgatgtctgagatatgtacgtataaaaattgtgcattttatccatttttatcatcaaaaattgcaatttatgatagaatatgctatgggggtaatttggacatggcttgtggggtaatttggacatacctgaaagtctacctgtcaggcaacaaaaaagttactttcatggttggatgagtttttaaagcgatttagataaatttagagggatttaatatgtaaaaacaatcaaaaaggaatgtgagcaatgagaactttcacaaaacccctattttttgaatttagataaaattattccaattttcgatttgatgaaaatctgattacagtacatttggcgttcaacaaaactctaatgttgattgcttttaattaatttctttgaaatttctaatttctatgctggtttacaataatatttaaatttgaagggctgcattatgtaaaatttaaaaataatatattttcaggctaataaattctatataaagattgatttatataaaaataaacgataccttaatcgctaaaaactatacttgtgcctaatccagaatcaatgtttaaatcatttcagtattaatgatcaaattatgtatactacactgaactacttgttatcttcctattgaattatagttctatcacaaaatcattatttaaacctttgatgaaatattgtgagtaAAACAACACTTCacaatataaagcaattacaaaaccaggttgaaggataaaaaacatgctcaaaaaatcaaatgttaaacttattcttaaacatgtgtccaaattacccctcaaaaggtgttcatattaccccacaaggtatgtccaaattaccccacaaggcatgtccaaattaccccataggggtgttcatattacccccacacaaaaatgtgggggtaatttggacaccttttaatttttgcgataaaaatggatttttcatcaacatttatcgaaataaatgacatttttccatcaaatatggtctctattatcctctggtgtcatccacatccctttaaaatatccatacagcccgtgacagagcaatttccttagggtgtccaaattaccccacactcccctacaagaaattttaattttgtaaaagcCGCATAATCTAAGAACTTCAAGCTAAATAATCTTTGCTGTACCCGGATTCAGCCAGCTCCCAGCAGTTTTCTACGTTTTTACCAATCCATGTGGTCTTTACTGTTATCATCATTTGAGAAACTCAACAAGTCTGGTGCGATTAAAGTTTGCAAGCGCGAATTTTCCAtaaacaaccaaaaaaaaagctttctgaTAGTGAACGTCACCCAGAGGGCAAATCTTCATTCGACTAAAGCGAATTTCTCGGGGCTCAGTTCCTTTCGTGCAATTGACCAGCTCAGACATCCATCGTTTGAGAGGATCAGACAGCTATGGGCTTTATGAAGATTATCTTAAACGTGCTACTGTTGGTTAGATTTTGGTGCATCGCTGAAGAGCTGGAACTCGTCTACCAATGGGATCAGTTAAGTTCCGCTGTTAGTTCTGGTTAGTAAACGTTAGACATAAGCATTTCAAATTTGAGATTAACCCGACTTCTGCCGTTAAGAGCACAACGATATTTTATTCGATGCCCAGCAGTCTACAACGCAGTACAATGAAAGTTTCAACGCCTATGGGAATCTCCCGATGGGAGTCAGTCATCACAAGGGTCGTCTGTTCGTCACAGTCCCCCGAAGACGACCCGGAATTCCTGCTACGCTCAACGTAATCAACATGGGAAAAGTTACAGAGGTGAACAACCCGACTCTGTTGGGCTATCCGGATTATTTGACCAATACTTTGCACGTAAGACTGGTAGAACTCAATGTAAGATTACGTAAAGGTTAACCTCAAATCTTCCCCTTAGCAAGATTACTCGGCCGATCCGAAGCGAATCATATCGGTATATCGAACAAAGGTTGACAAATGCGATCGTCTGTGGTTCGTGGACACCGGCTACCTTGAATATCCGGGAAATCGACGCCAGGTCCAGCGGCCAGCGCTTTGGGTCATTAATTTGAACACAAACCGTCGGGTGCGTCGGTTCGAGATTCCCAAAGAGATCGTGGAGTTTGGTTACGGAATGCCGAACCTGGAGATCGACGTCGAACCGGGCAAGTGCGACGAGGCTTACGCGTACATCGCAGACTACCAGTGGCAAGGTCTGTACGTGTACGGGTTGGCCGAGGACCGGATGTGGCGCTTCAAGCACAACTTTTTCTCGTTCGAACCACGATACGGACGGTTCAACATCGCCGGACAGCAGTTTGTGTGGAACGACGGATTGTTTTCGTTGGCTGTGGGAGCCCGAAACAAAGACACCGGAGATCGTTCCGTTTATCTGCATGCGATGGCGGCGATCAGCGAAATTGTTGTGCCGAATAGTGTGCTCAAGAATGAAACTTTGTCGCGATCTGGCGAGGATCATTATGCGGAGCGTTTCAAGCACATGGGTTCGAGAGGTCCGAATACACAAAGTTCGAGCCATGCGTTTGATGAGAAAACGGGAGTCTTGTTTTACGCTGAAGTAAACCGGAATGCGATTGGGTGCTGGAACAGTGCGCAGGAGTTTCACGCCGAAAACCATGGGATTGTGCACTTGGACAATGAGAATATGATTTATCCAGCTGATTTGACGGTAAGTGATATA
Encoded here:
- the LOC6033718 gene encoding uncharacterized protein LOC6033718, which translates into the protein MLRQVLLCLVAFTALATCQRGTEEVLKWQQVTYDVPESVAAKTDGYIPINNIPMSGVHYKNRVFVTVPRRRWGIPSTLNVIDLAPPFPMQNPVLKPYPNFALNELRDDLQPDENRLVTVYRPRVDRCDRLWFVDTGMMEIPNNFTIVQRPSIWAIDLKTNTPIHRYEIPQKDVDSGYGLTSITLDVDPNDCEKVFVYISDLQTYRMIVYDYQNRKSWRFLHNYFFLNPLEGDYVIQGIPFSWDDGIFSIALSNPDPVTNFRTAYFHALSSNSEFTVSTAVLRNETAAKRGYHGQDFKLLGYRGAKSQSSIHALDRETGVVFFALVQQNAVSCWDSKKPFAPQNMALVYKNDNDIVYPNDLAIDNDGYVWFMSNSIIKLLYTRLDLNEFNFHIWRANIKEVIKGTVCDPAVKANVDADQRFGEGGDGDRVTFIEHKDKYGPGGGPYGGWGQGEQMRPGRRPYSSIRSSTSNTERPERTIFTRASSGLAWVKNSAFNCTSSARAFTVFLTRMSTTPAMLSPLILLDESSSIDCKASNPLASGIGCVDAPAQKYQSKTMKTTVVFLGLVTIFLQNVLCTDFQKVYQWKQLAHRKQEDTASSNIVFREQILPQQSSFNETFDSYNNIPMGVTHHKGRLFITIPRRRPGVPATLNVIHMEKVAKDEQSPPLDAYPDYIINQLHNDYKADLKRIVSVYRSKVDACDRLWFVDTGMLEYPDNPIQVQRPQLWIIDLSRDRKVRTFEIPESIVQQGVGMASLVVDVEIESCDKAFAYIPDLVQGAIYVYSFEKNRMWSFNHSSFSHNPERANFFVAGQRFQWDDGIFSITLGKRNTTWRPVYYHPMVSTSEFTTSTATLQNETLANAGGYESHFQSLGERGPNTQSTMHHHDPETDVIFYAEVNRNAIGCWNTQNNFTTENHDIIQLDHKGLIYPTDLNADVNGTIWVLANNLPTWIYSRLDVNQFNFHVWRQTPRKAIAGTKCDLY
- the LOC6033717 gene encoding L-dopachrome tautomerase yellow-f2, encoding MGFMKIILNVLLLVRFWCIAEELELVYQWDQLSSAVSSEHNDILFDAQQSTTQYNESFNAYGNLPMGVSHHKGRLFVTVPRRRPGIPATLNVINMGKVTEVNNPTLLGYPDYLTNTLHQDYSADPKRIISVYRTKVDKCDRLWFVDTGYLEYPGNRRQVQRPALWVINLNTNRRVRRFEIPKEIVEFGYGMPNLEIDVEPGKCDEAYAYIADYQWQGLYVYGLAEDRMWRFKHNFFSFEPRYGRFNIAGQQFVWNDGLFSLAVGARNKDTGDRSVYLHAMAAISEIVVPNSVLKNETLSRSGEDHYAERFKHMGSRGPNTQSSSHAFDEKTGVLFYAEVNRNAIGCWNSAQEFHAENHGIVHLDNENMIYPADLTIDNDSVLWVISNRLPIWIYSKLNTTDFNYRIWRQSTEKSIDGTICA